The genomic region CAACCATGACGAGGACGGTCCGGAGGGTCCGAACGGTGGCTGCGGTGCAAGGTATGGGATGGAAAGAGAAACGATGGCTATTCATCGGCGCTCCCGGGTACGCTCGGAATCCTGACCAAGGGGGCACTATGGGGGGCGGCGATACTGTGCATCGATTAGCCCTTCCTGTGCAAGAGCGCAGCCACGCTGTGACGGAACTGCGCTCGAAATATTCTCTGTGCAAGAACGCTTGACACGCGCGACAGGATCCGATTGCCCACCCCCAGATCGCGCGCATGTCCGCCACGCTCGTTGTCATAGACCTTGATCTGAAAGCTCTCTTTCAAACCCTTGCCGTCGGCCGTGGCCTCCTGGGTCACCAGGTCCACCGAGAACCGCGCCCGGAAGCACACCGACAGCAACTCGCTTGTGAAGTTGCTCACCGTCGGCCCCGCCGCATCGATTTCCAACGTCTGGAGTCCGTCGCGGCCGAGTGCCTTGGCGACCAAGGTCCATTCGATCTGCTCGTCGGTCAACGTTTCGATGCGCACCGTGAGACCGTCCAGTTCCATCCGGCGGGCTTCAAACGCCAACCGCTGGCGGGTCACGTCCTGCTGTTCGGTCTGCAACGTCGCCAGTTGAGCGGTCGACTCGTCCCACCGTCGGCGGTCGACCGCGAGTTCGCCATGAAGTGCCGTGCCCTCCCAGTGTTGACAATATGTCATATATGACATAGTCTGATTACGATGCGTGAGTCTGAGAAACCTCTCGCGTGGCTGCACGGCGAAATCAAGACGCCGCCGCTGTCGACGGAGGCGAGAGTTCAGACGGGCCTGCTGCTGCGGCGACTCCAGTGCGGTGAACGGCTCGAGATGCCGCACTCTCGGCCGATGCCGACTGTCGGGTCCCGCTGTCACGAACTGCGGATCCAGGACGGGGACCTTACCTGGCGCGTTATATAGGGTCGACCCCGACGCGGTCATCATCTGCGACGTCTTCGCCAAGAAGACGCAGGCGACGCCGCGATCGGTGATTGAATCGTGCCGGCGTCGTTTGACGGTCTACGATGCCATCGCAAGCGGCAAGAGGTGAACGGGATGCACAAGAACAAGCGCGCACGGCTGGAAACACACGGCTGGCGCTTCGGCGACGCGGCGGACTTTCTCGCCCTCACGTCGGAGGAAGCGGCACTCGTCGAAACCAAGCTCGCGCTTAGCGGCAGCGTTCGCGACAGGCGGATGGCGCAGGGACTTTCTCAGGCTGAACTCGCCAAGCGGTTGAAGTCCAGCCAGTCTCGCATCGCAAAGGTCGAAGCCGCCGACCCGACGGTGTCTGCGGATCTATTGCTGCGAGCGCTCTTTGCATTGGGCGCCACGCCGGGCGATGTCGCCTCGGCCATTCGGAAGAGAAGGAAAGTGGCAGCCTGACCGCCGTCTCCAAAATGTCTCCACGACCGGGGGAGAATGCTGAGGACTGGCGGTGACTGCCGTGCACAAGTCGACGCCTGTAACTGCCTGAGACTCGAACCCTTAGAGCCAGAAGTCGCGCGCCGTCAACCATTTAGAGAGACGCATTATTAGGGTTCGAATCCCTCTCTCTCCGCCATTCGACTCGCCTGGCTTCACCAGCTCGCGAGCCGCCAGGCTCGCTCATGGCAGGCCAGCCCATGGAGAATGCCCTGAGCGAACGAAGTGCGTCGAAGGGCACCTTCGCTCACCTCCGGCTTGCCACTCTCCTCGGTGAGCTTCGGCTGGCGAGCCGACTTCTTGCGAAGGTTGTCCGCCGAAGCCCGAAGGGCGGAGGTGGACCTCCAAGCCCGGCCCCCGCGAGGATTGTCCCGCCGTAGCCCTTCGATAAACTCAGGGCGAAGGCGGACCGTTAGTATTCGTCCTGCGCAGACACGGGCGGCAGACGCTTGCGGGTGGGGTGGCGAGCTTCACGCAGAGTGGGTCTTACCTCCACACCCGCGGTACATCTACGTCGTTCTCACTCTCTCCCGGCACGTCTCGTGTTCATTCTCGCCCGATGTGCTGATTCCCGGTCGCGGAGTGGGGAGAAGAGACCTGCCAGGTAGAGCAGCAGGCCCAGGGCGAGCCACAGCACGGCGGATCCGTTGGGCGACATTCTCAGCAGGTTCGGAGGCCCGATTCGCGACGACATGAGATCGAGCAACGAACCAGCCTCTTGCCCGCCGGTGATCCACGACACGACGACGATGGCGAGGCCGGCGAATGCCGCCACCCAGACTGGCAGGTCGTTCAGATCACGGACACCACCCTCGCGCGAGTTCTCCTTCGAGGCCCGGTAGGCAAGCGAAGCAGACGCCGGCTCTTCGTCCAGGAGCGACACCCGCGCCATCACGGTCGTTACGAGTGTAGCCGGCGGCACCGGCTCCGGCAGGTGCGTCAGCTCGGATTCGACGTGCGTGTTCATTGCCCGTCCTTTCGTTGTGGCGCGGAGCCCGCCGATCGCCGCAGTCGTTGCCGCGCACGGAACAGGTACGTCTTCACCGTCCCGTTCGTCACGCCGAACGCACGCGCAATGTCGCCCACGCTCATCTCCTGCCGGTAATAGAGGATGACCGCCGCGCGCTCGCCCGACGGCAGCGCAGCGACCAATCGCCACAGCCGCCGGTCGCGCTCATCCGTGATGAGCGCCGACAGCGGATCGGTGGCGGTGGCGCTGTCGAGATCCGGAACGGGCGTGTGGCCCTCGTGCGCGACCACGCGAGCGCGCTGGGCCAGCCAGTTCTGCGCCAGCCGGACCGCGATAGTCGCGAGCCAGGGATAGAACGGACGGTGTTCATCGTAGGCGCCCAGGTGAGTGAAGGCGCGGACGAATGCGTCCTGCGCCACTTCCTCTGCCGCGGGAGGTTGGCGAGTCAGCATCAGCGCCAGGCTGAACAGCCGGCGTTGATACCGTTCCACCACAAGCGCGTAGGCCTGAGCGTCGCCCTGTCGAACTGCGCGGACTGCGTCCCGCACGGCGTTTGCATCGCGGTCGGCGTTGGTCGCCGGCTCGTCGTGTTCGAGTCGCTCGCGATCGGGAGTGTCCCGGAGACTCACCGGCCCTGTTGATCCGGGTCGTCGGCGAGCCCGAGGCCCATCGACGCATAGATGACCTTTCGGGTTCCGTAGAAGAACGGGATCAACCCGATCAGCAGCAGCGGTGGAAACAGCAGACCGAGCAGGCAGAGAACCAGTCCCTTGAGCGCGAGGTCGGCCGCATCCCGCTTTTCCTTATCGGTCTGCGGGGCCGCACGCAAATACACGGTCATTGATGGGTAACCCGCCTCCCGTGCTTTCCGTAGCCAGCTGCGAAAGAGCAGCGCGATCGTGACGCTGGCGGCGAGAACAAGTCCGACCAGAAAACCGCTGACCGGAAGGAACGGCATGATCTTCACTACACACTCCCTTTCTTCGGGTGTTCGCGCGCGACGACAGTATGCCGGCCGTCGCTACCATATATACAAGCCGAGTCTCGTGTCGGTTGACAGTCTCGCCAGTTCATTCTGATCCCAATGAACGAACGGGGGACAGGCAAAGCGCGCTCGTCACCGCGGGCGAGACTATCCGCGTCGGTGACATTGGTGCCAGGCGACGGCACTCACTGGACGAGATTCACCATATTGTGTGAGCGCGCGGCTGCGGTTTGAAAGGTCGTCGGGCAGAGCCCTGATATACTCGGCGTGGAGCACAGTCTCATGCCTGAAGCGCTCACACGTATCACACGCGACCCCGAGGTTATGGGCGGCAAGCCCTGCCTGCGTGGCCTCCGCGTCACCGTCGGCACAATCGTGGGGTTGGTCGCCGCCGGACGGTCCACCGCCGAAATCCTCGCGCTCTATCCGTACCTCGAAGAGGACGACATCCGCGAGGCGTTGGCCTACGCGGCATGGCGAGTGGAAGAAGTCGAGGTTCCGCTCCGTCGGCCGGCATGAGCTTCCCCATCCTGATCGACATGAACTTGTCCCCGGCCTGGGGGAAGTGGTTCAAGACGCACGGTTGGCCGGCTGAGCATTGGTCCGCAGTTGGCGACCCTCGCGCGACCGACCGAGTAATCCTGGCTTGGGCACGCGACCACGGCCATGTGCTATTTACCCACGACCTCGACTTCAGCGCTATTCTCGCCTCGTCGCACGCCAGCACACCGAGCGTAATTCAGCTCCGCGCCAGGGACGTGACACCGGATGGATCCGGGGCGTTGATCCTCGAGGCTTTGACGTCCTGGGAGACCGAGTTGCGGCAGGGCGCGCTCGTCACTGTGGACGAGACGAGTCGCCGCGCCCGCATTCTGCCGTTGCGGGTCGGCTGACCTCCGGCGAGCAAGCACAAGGGCCGCCGGTCTCGGTCTGCCGTCTCCAGCATGTCTCCACGACCTGGGTGGATTTGAGAGGACTCGGGGTCACCGCCGTGAACGACGGCGACCCCGCAACCGATTGAACTGGCGGGTGTTGTTCCCAGAAGTCGCGCGCCATCAACCAGTTAATAACACGCGTCATTCGGGTTCGAATCCCTCTTCTCTCTCCGCCACCCTCCTTCGCTCGCAGGTCCGCTCGGGCGAGCATAGTCAAGACTATCCGCCGATGCTCTGCCCGCCGGGGTGCATCAACGGTAGCCGAACAGGGGCGGGAACATGACAACCACCAGTGCCGCCCATACGAAGTACACGGGCAAGTAGGCGATCTGCCATCGCTCCAGGACGGCATACGACCCCCGGTGACGCACGAAGCGCGCATAGAGCCACGCCGTCCACGCCAGGTTGACGAGCAGAATGAGATTCTCGCCAAGAGCCGCCACTCGGTTGGGAGTGAAGCCAAACTCGGAGATGCGACCTGCGATGGCCGCGAGCGCCACCCCATCGACGACGAGCGCGCTGACCACGAGCATCAGTTGCAGGCCGTCGAACAAGTCGGGCGGTGCCTGCGGGTCGCGCGCGGAGGCGGCGTAGAGTACCAACCCGACGACGACCGCGAGCAGCAGATCGAAGCCGATCAGCACCTCCCGCTTCACGTTAATGGGGCTGCCTGTCCACGCCATCGTTGCCAGAAACACCAGGAGCAGAATAGTGAACAGCGGCGTGAACAGCCTGGTCAATACCGGGGCCATGTTCTCGATGACACTTTGTTTCGCCTCCACCAGCCAGGATCCGATGATGACGGCGCCCGCCGCCCCGCACGGGACCAGCCAACCCCCGATGAACCACTCAGGCTTCATCCCGATGGCGGTGAACATCATGGCCGTGAAGCCGGTGAGGACGCCCCCGCCGAGCGCGATGAGCACGTAGTAGATCGCCAACTCGCCTGAGAACCTGACGAAGTTCATGCGCCCACCATCGTCGAACCAGCGGCCCCGGACGTACGCAAAGCCGATGGCCATCCACAGGGCGATTGGCAGGTGCAGGATGGTCAGCACCTCGGTGTTACTGCTGCAGCACCCTTTGGCGCCCATGGGGAAGGGGAAGACGTTGGCGAATATGGCCCCGGCTGCGAAGGGCAGCGCGAGCCAGAGGCCGCCGGCAACGCCCCACCCACGCTTCCACACGAGATACGCCGCGAGCAGCGGGAACACGAATAGGCTGGCGTTCCTGAGGTAGAACGACTCTTCCCCAGCGTCGATCCGAAGACCGAACAGCGCCGGCACCTTGACGGCCAACGCCGCGGCGACGGCAAGGCCTAGGACGACGAGGATCTCGGCGCGTGCGGTGTTCGCCGGCTTTTCAGCGTCGGGCGCCATGACCAACTGCTTCCACAGCCGCTCGGAATGCGCGCGTGCGAACTCGCGTGACAGCGCATCGAGGCTGCCCATGCGCTTGACCGCGACCAGGAACGCTTCATCCCCAGCCAGACCGGACTCGGTGAGCGCTACCAGTTGGTCGCGCAGATGTCCCTCGAGCTCCTCCACGTCGGGACCGTGAAGGACCTGCCGGCGGCGCAAGTACTCCCGCCACTGCGTGATTTGCTCCTCGAGCGGTCGATCGGCGAACGTCGTCATACCGTGCACGCCTCCATCCAGATACCCCGCAGGGTACCGTCCACGGCCTGCCACTGCTGCCGCTGGGCTGCGAGCTGCGCCCGGCCTTCTCTCGTGATCCGGTAGTACCTACGCCTGCGGCCGTTCTCGGACCCAGACCACTTCGCCGCGACATGGCCTTGGCGCTCAAGCCGGTGCAGTACGGGATAGAGCATGCCGTCGGTCCACTGCAGGTGCCCGCCTGACAACTCGGCCACTCGCTTGATGATGGCGTAGCCGTAACTGTCGCCTTCGGCAAGGATGGCGAGCACGAGCGGCGTGGCGGAAGCCGCAACCAGGTCCTTACTCATGTCCATACGTAAGAGTCTTATACATTGTTGTTCTATGTATGTCAACAACCTGAGGTCGAACGCCTCGACTGATGGAAACAGGATTGAGGGTTCGTGAAGCAGGGCGCTCAGCGCATCAGTCCTCAGGCGGCGCTTCGCAAAACGCGCGCTCGAGCAGGTCTGAGACGCCGAGAACCCCTGCGCTCTCGCGGAGGTAGTCGCGGTCGAGTGCCTTGCCCTGGACACGGACGATGGCGGCGATGTCCCGCCACTGTCGGTCGGAAACCTGGCCGCCGCGGCGATACCAGTGAAGCTTCTGCAACAGGATGTCCTCAGGTGGGTGCACGTAGAGGCAGCGCCCATCGCCGAGATCGACGCGCAGACGGCGTCTAAGCTGGCCGGCATCCAGGGGCGTGCCGCCCGCCACAAACAGGTCCACCTTCATCTGCGTGCTCTGGTGAATCAGGTTGGCGCTCGAGCGGGTCCGAACGGCACGGCGCAGCGCATCGGCATCGACGTAGAACTCGGCCGAGAGCGCCGCCACCAACGCGTCAACATGCCGCTCCTCGAGCGCAATCACGATGTCGATGTCAACGGTCGAACGGGGCTCCCCGGCAAACGAACTGGCGATCGACCCTCCGATCGTGTGCAGGATGCCCAGAGCGTCGAGATGGCGCGCGACCAGCAGAGCGGTCTCGATCGGGTCGATCGGCATTGTCACCTGCCGATCACCCCAACCGCATCGGGGTACGCGAGGCGAGCCAGATCAGTCCCCAGCACGATGATGGCAACCCGCAGGAAGTGCTCGCGAGATGACGCGTCGGGATGACGCTGCCGCACGCCTGCGGACGTCATCGCGTAGGCCGCGCGCGTCAGACCGCTCACCATCGCGGCTTTCTGCGCAGCCGGCATCTGCCGCCACGATTCGACCAGTCGGCGCTCGATGTCCGGTGATGTATCAAGGGCAAGCGACGTCTGCGTCACGTTCGTGATTATAGCAGTGCTGGCAGGACGCGACTCCGCATCGGGCGAGTGACATTTCAAGTGACATTGCGCCCGCAAGATCGGAACACGGAACCGATCTGCCACCCTTCGCCGCCGCCCCGATGGGCAAAGCGACGAAGGGCGGCGGGCAGCTACTTGCCGATGACGAGAATCGTGAACGAGCCAGGTATCGCCGGAGCCTGACCGCCACGGCCGCCGCCTGGTGGCGGCGGCGGTGCCGGCCCACGCTCGACGCTCATCGTCAGGATGTGGTTCGTCTTGCTGTCGAGCGTCAACGTTCGGGCACCAGCCATCGTCTGCAGGTTCTGCAGCACCTCGAAGCTGGCCGGGCTCTTCTCCGTGACGATGGTCATCGTGCCGTTGCCGTGCGAACTGAACACTTCGTTCGTGGCCGGGTTGAACTGGGCGCCGTCTGAGCCGCCGGCGAGCGGTAGCGTCGTGATGATCCTGCCGTCAGGGGCGCTCAGAATCACCATCATGGGTTTGGGCGGAGCCGGTGGCTGCGCCGGCGGAGCGGACGCGGCTGGCGGTGCCCCAGTTGCCGTCTGCGCGGCCGCGGCTCCCGGCGCTGCAGGTGTGGCTGGTGGCGCGACGACCCCAGACCTGGCGCACGACGCGAACAGCACCTTGTTCTTCACATCGAGGGCAAGCCCATTGCAGCTTCCCTTGTCGATGAACGAGTAGTGCCCGGTCGCCTTCATCGTCTTGACATCAACGGCCGTGACGCTGCCGATCGGGTCCTGCATCACAACCCAGAGGTTGCCCTTGCCGTCGACCTGCCCCTGCTCCGGCACGCCGCCCAGATCAATGTTGCCAATGATCGTCCCCTCCTTCGCGTCGATCACGATCGCGTCCTTGGTGGGGTGACTGAAGACGTAGACCCGGTCGTTGAATGCGTCGAACAGAATGCCGTCGGGCTGCGCCGCGCCCACGTCAATCTTCTTGATGACCGTCAACGTCTTCGTGTCGAACATCGTCACCGGCTTACTGCTCGAGAAGCCGTGCCCTGATTTCGGGTCGACCGCGACGCCGTTGCCTCCGCTGTCGGGAATCACTCCGACTGGCTCGAGCGTATCGAGATTGAACACGGTGATTCGGCCTGGCTCCGCAGGAATGGCAGGCGCGGTGTCCGTGGCCGGAACCGCTCGCCTGCCGCCCCGTGGAATGTAGAGCCGGCGCCCGGCGACATCGGCATAGATGTAGTCAGACCCGCCTTCGCCGCCGACCTTCGCGGTCTTGAGCACTTTGTACGGACCGTCGGTTCCGGCCTGCTGGGCCAGTCCCGTGAGCGTGAACAACGCGATCGCGACTACTCCGACAACAACCAACCGTCGCATACACGGCCTCCTTGGACAACCAGGCACATTAAGACGGCGAACCTGCCGGTGAACTGAAGTTGGACCGGTGAACCCTCCCGCGATCAAAGCATACTCGCCTGAAGAATTGGTGAAGACGTTGAACAAGAGCCGGCGAACGCGCTTGACCGTCCGTTGTGCGGCGACTACTGTGGGCGGTACCGCACAGGAGGCCCGCCTGCGGTACCTGCAGCAGTACTGGACGGATCGGGTACGCGGCATGGCGAACGTGTACCTGAACACGCCGACCGGGGCACGCGCGTGCGGCATCGCGAACGTCGGCATTACGGGCAAGACTCCTGGTCAGATTGCGACGGCACTGTTCGATACCTTCAAGATCTACACGGTCGCGATCGACACGGTTCCGGTGAAGGGCGTCCGCGTGACGCCCCACCTGTATACGACAACAGGCGAGCTTGATGCGCTCGTGAAGGCGATCGGCGAACTGGCGCGGACGTGAGCGCAACAACGGCAGGGTCCCATTCGGCTCGGGTGTCCTTCGCGTTGACTGACAGTGGACTCCGCGGATGGAGGCCGGGTCTTGAGACCCGGCGTGCGGCCCTGCGGATCTGCTACTGCGGGTGCGCGAGGGCGTTGGCAGCGGGGATCAACTCCCGATAGACGGCATCGGAAACGGAGGTGTGCCAATAGCCAGCGATCCGGGCGTAGCCGACAAGTCCGACGAAGAACACGGCGATCACCGCGACCACTGCCCACGTGGGGATGGCTCGTGATCGGCCTACGGACAGACGCAGCGCGCCTCGAGCCGGACACACCGTGACGCATTCGAGGCAGCCGGTGCACTCGGCGGACATCACCGTCACGAGTTTGTCCACCGGCAGCAATGACGGGCACGCCTTCGGACACTTCGCGCAGTCAATGCAGGCGTTCACGTCGCGCCTGATCCAGGTCGGGCTGATGACCGACACGAGTCCGAGCAACGCGCCGTAGGGGCACAGGTAGCGGCACCACGGGTTCTTCAGGAATACCGATCCGACCAGCAGCGCAGCGATGACAAGAGCGGCGGTGGTGCCGAGGTGACGGAAGAAGTTCAACATCTTCACGTCGGCCACGAGGCCATACGGACTCTCGGCGAAACTCTTGATCTCGGCTGCGGACATGCCCAGCACGGCGTAGAGGAAGAAGCCCATCAGCAGGTACTTCAATCCCCGAAGCGGGATGTCGATCCAACCCGGGGGCTGGAGTGACCGGCCGAAGATCTCGCGCCCACCTCGCCACAACCACTCCGAGATCGTGCCCACGGGACACAGCCAGCTGCAGAACGCCTTGCGCGCGACGAAGGTGATCCCGAGGAATGCGATCAGCAGGAACATACCCGCCGCGTGCACCTCGGGGACGACGCCTGTCACCAGAAAGTATTTGAGATTCATCAACGCCGCGATCGGCAGCCAGCCTTCGACACCGGGCGGTCGGGGAACCCACACCGATTGACCGCCGGTTTCGTAGAACCGGACGAAGAAGTAGAAGCGGGCCCCGATCCAGAGGTTCAGTAGCAGGAAGGCGACTTGCACGGTCCGGCGGACAAACTGAGCTTGGTCGGGTTGCCGGCGAACGAATGTGACCATGACCGCTTTCGCGGCCTCCTCCTCAGGCGGAGTGCCTTGCTCGATCCGGGGGTCTCGTTCCGTCGGTGCCTGTGTGGCAGCCGGGACGCTGTTGGTCGGCGCCTCGGTGTGGATGAGTGCGTTCCGCGCCATTGGTCAAGTATAGACACTCGTGGGTGCGTTGGTGACCGAACGCTGAATGCGACGGGACCGGCAGGCCGACAAGACCGGCGAGTGAGGCTGTTCAGCTGTGGCCGTGTGATTCTCGACGGCCACGCGGCTGGCTTGGGGCGGCCGGTTCACTGGCTCTTGACAGGACTACCGACATGTCGTATATTGTGATTGTTCATTCACAATACTGAGACAAGACGAGTGACGCATGGCTGAAAAACGAGACACGGAGATTCGCCGCGAGCAGATCGCCCGGGCTGCCCTGTCGGTGGTCGCCACCAAGGGCGTGCGGGGGTTGAGCATCGTGGCTGTCGCGCGCGTCGTCGGCCTCGTCCCCTCGGCGCTGTACCGGCACTTCACGGGCAGGGATGCCATCCTCGAGGCCGTACTCGACCTCATCAGCGAGCGGCTGACCGACCACGTGACCGCTGTGACGTTAGCGCATCCCGACGCCCTCTCGCGCCTGCGCGACTTACACGGCCGGCACATGGAGCTGATTCGCAGCAGCCATGCGATTCCGCGCGTCGTGTTCTCGGAGGAGGCCTACAACGGCAATCGCCGCCACCGGGCCAAGGTGGTCGCGCTGGT from Acidobacteriota bacterium harbors:
- a CDS encoding 4Fe-4S binding protein; its protein translation is MARNALIHTEAPTNSVPAATQAPTERDPRIEQGTPPEEEAAKAVMVTFVRRQPDQAQFVRRTVQVAFLLLNLWIGARFYFFVRFYETGGQSVWVPRPPGVEGWLPIAALMNLKYFLVTGVVPEVHAAGMFLLIAFLGITFVARKAFCSWLCPVGTISEWLWRGGREIFGRSLQPPGWIDIPLRGLKYLLMGFFLYAVLGMSAAEIKSFAESPYGLVADVKMLNFFRHLGTTAALVIAALLVGSVFLKNPWCRYLCPYGALLGLVSVISPTWIRRDVNACIDCAKCPKACPSLLPVDKLVTVMSAECTGCLECVTVCPARGALRLSVGRSRAIPTWAVVAVIAVFFVGLVGYARIAGYWHTSVSDAVYRELIPAANALAHPQ
- a CDS encoding helix-turn-helix domain-containing protein; this translates as MHKNKRARLETHGWRFGDAADFLALTSEEAALVETKLALSGSVRDRRMAQGLSQAELAKRLKSSQSRIAKVEAADPTVSADLLLRALFALGATPGDVASAIRKRRKVAA
- a CDS encoding DUF5615 family PIN-like protein, which translates into the protein MSFPILIDMNLSPAWGKWFKTHGWPAEHWSAVGDPRATDRVILAWARDHGHVLFTHDLDFSAILASSHASTPSVIQLRARDVTPDGSGALILEALTSWETELRQGALVTVDETSRRARILPLRVG
- a CDS encoding RNA polymerase sigma factor, with amino-acid sequence MSLRDTPDRERLEHDEPATNADRDANAVRDAVRAVRQGDAQAYALVVERYQRRLFSLALMLTRQPPAAEEVAQDAFVRAFTHLGAYDEHRPFYPWLATIAVRLAQNWLAQRARVVAHEGHTPVPDLDSATATDPLSALITDERDRRLWRLVAALPSGERAAVILYYRQEMSVGDIARAFGVTNGTVKTYLFRARQRLRRSAGSAPQRKDGQ
- a CDS encoding permease prefix domain 1-containing protein; its protein translation is MTTFADRPLEEQITQWREYLRRRQVLHGPDVEELEGHLRDQLVALTESGLAGDEAFLVAVKRMGSLDALSREFARAHSERLWKQLVMAPDAEKPANTARAEILVVLGLAVAAALAVKVPALFGLRIDAGEESFYLRNASLFVFPLLAAYLVWKRGWGVAGGLWLALPFAAGAIFANVFPFPMGAKGCCSSNTEVLTILHLPIALWMAIGFAYVRGRWFDDGGRMNFVRFSGELAIYYVLIALGGGVLTGFTAMMFTAIGMKPEWFIGGWLVPCGAAGAVIIGSWLVEAKQSVIENMAPVLTRLFTPLFTILLLVFLATMAWTGSPINVKREVLIGFDLLLAVVVGLVLYAASARDPQAPPDLFDGLQLMLVVSALVVDGVALAAIAGRISEFGFTPNRVAALGENLILLVNLAWTAWLYARFVRHRGSYAVLERWQIAYLPVYFVWAALVVVMFPPLFGYR
- a CDS encoding TetR/AcrR family transcriptional regulator, whose protein sequence is MAEKRDTEIRREQIARAALSVVATKGVRGLSIVAVARVVGLVPSALYRHFTGRDAILEAVLDLISERLTDHVTAVTLAHPDALSRLRDLHGRHMELIRSSHAIPRVVFSEEAYNGNRRHRAKVVALVTRYLARVAEIIRQGQLQGEIRPDLDPEAMATLFLGLIQPPALLWQVSGGTLDLTKHSDQTWTMFSDAIRQR
- a CDS encoding helix-turn-helix transcriptional regulator, with protein sequence MDMSKDLVAASATPLVLAILAEGDSYGYAIIKRVAELSGGHLQWTDGMLYPVLHRLERQGHVAAKWSGSENGRRRRYYRITREGRAQLAAQRQQWQAVDGTLRGIWMEACTV
- a CDS encoding DUF433 domain-containing protein encodes the protein MPEALTRITRDPEVMGGKPCLRGLRVTVGTIVGLVAAGRSTAEILALYPYLEEDDIREALAYAAWRVEEVEVPLRRPA